The following nucleotide sequence is from Apium graveolens cultivar Ventura chromosome 4, ASM990537v1, whole genome shotgun sequence.
GGTTGATAACGGTTCCTCAGCGAACATTGTCTTTGAGCATACCCTTAACAGGATGAAGTTGGGACACCTCCGCATGGATCCATGCCTCGAAGACCCTCTCTACGGATTCGGGAAAAATATGATCCCGATCCGCGGGGTAATATACCTCCCCATGGTCTTTGGTGCCGCACCCCGACAGGTATTTCATGTCATGAAGTTCTACGTGATAAGTGCTATATCCTCTTATAACATGATTCTGGGAAGATCCACCATCACCAAGATTTGGGCCATCCCGTCTACAATTCAATTGAAGCTGAAGTTTCCCACCCCGGGAGGCATCGGAGAACTCAGAGGGGACCGGGGCATCTCGGGAAAATGCTACGGACAAGCACTGGTCATGGCCGAAACTGACCCAGAAAACAGAAAGAAGGCAATGGCCTTGTCCAAAGGCCAAAGCCGCAAGAAGCATCGTGAACATTTCAGCAAAAGGCTAAAGTTGGACGTCAACATGATAGAGGATTCGGGGTACAACGTAACCAACGCCGACGCCCGGATACAGAAATTTGTGGAAATAAAAGAGAAAACCAAGGTAGAACCTGCTGCCCAGATGGTGGAGATAGAGTTGGATCCCGGGAACCTCACCCGGAAGTTGAAAATTGGAAAAGGCCTAGAGACATCCTTCCAGGAAGAGCTCATCTTGCTGTTAAGGGAATATGAGGATGTATTCGCATAGGCATCGGAAGATATGCCCGTGATTGACCAGTCAGTGGCAATGCACAGTCTGGACGTAGACCCGAGGAAAAGACCGATCAAACAGaaaaggagaaacttttcccccgAGCGACAACAAGCAATAGACAAAGAAATAGAGAAGCTACTCAGGGCCGACATCATCTGCGAAATCAAGTATCCCGACTGGCTCAACGCTGCATGTGTGTCGACTACACGAGCCTCAACGCTGCATGTCCCAAAGATTCCTATCCCCTCCCAAATATTGATCAGCTAATCGACGCAACTTTGGGCCACACCATGCTCAGCTTTATGGACGCCTTTTCAGGATATAACCAGGTCCGCATGAATCCCGAAGACATCACCAAAACAGCCTTCATCACTCATAGGGCAGTGTTGCCTTCATCATGATGCCTTTCGGGCTCATCAACGCCGGAGCCACCTACTAGAAAATGATGAACACAATTTTCAAAAGCCAACTGGGGAGGAATATGGAATCTTATGTAGACGATATGATCTTCAAGTCACTCACGATCCCAGATCACATAAAAGACCTCAAGGAGTGTTTTGACAACCTGAGGAGATACAACATCAAGCTGAACCCGAAGAAATGTGCATTCGGGGTACCTTCAGGAAAATTCCTGGGATTCCTGGTCAATAAAAGAGTAATATAAGCAAACTCGGAGAAAATCAACGCCATAATAGAAATGAAGATACCTCACACTCAGAAGGACATCCAGAAGTTGGCTGGATGCCTAGCGGCCGTGCGCAGGTTCATCCCGAAGCTGGCGGAAAGATGTCTCCCATTCTTTGAGTTACTAAAAGGTGCCCGGAACAAGAAGTTAGTGGATTGGACCCCAGAATGCCACACAGCTTTTGAAGAAATCAAGAGGCACCTGATGAACCCCCCGGTGTTATCAAAAGCCAAGCCCGGTGAGCCTTTATCCCTCTACATCGCCGCCGGCCCCAAGGCTGTCTCTTCGGCCCTAGTCCGGGAGGAAGGAGGAATGCAAAACCCCATCTACTATGTCAGCCAAGTCCTTAAGGACGCCGAGACTCGGTACCCAAACTTGGAAAAATTCTCCTTGGCCCTCGTACACTCTAGGAGAAAGCTGAGGAAATACTTTCAAGGCCGAGAGATTAGAGTGGTCACAGATCAGCAGCTCAGGAAGATCATCCACAAGCCAGACGCCTCCGGAAGGCTAGTTAACTGGGCCATTGAATTAAGCCAATTTAACATCAAATTCGTGCCACACATGGCGATAAAGGCCCAGGCCTTAGCAGAATTCGTCATGGAATGCACCTTCCCGAAGCAGCAACTACCCTCCTCCCACGAGATAACCCCGGAAGAAACCAACCCGGGAACGGAATTCTGGAACCTCTATGTGGATGGGTCATCTACGGCCGAAAGGTCCGGAGCAGGCCTCATTCTAATGAGCTCGAAAGGCTTTACCATTCAACAAGCAATAACTTTTGCCTTCAAAATAAGGAACAATCAGGCTGAATATGAGGCACTCATCTCCGGACTCAGATTGAAAAAATCTCTAGGCATTTCGAAGGTGATCGTCTACAGTGACTCTCAGATTGTGGTCAAGCAAACCAGTGGAGAATATATTACGAAAGATCCAACATTGGCACAATACCAGGCAATGGTGCGAAATATCCTGGAAGCCACTCCCGACATCACCATACTTCAGATCAACAGAGAAGAGAATAATAAAGCAGACGAGCTGTCCAAGC
It contains:
- the LOC141718697 gene encoding uncharacterized protein LOC141718697, giving the protein MKIPHTQKDIQKLAGCLAAVRRFIPKLAERCLPFFELLKGARNKKLVDWTPECHTAFEEIKRHLMNPPVLSKAKPGEPLSLYIAAGPKAVSSALVREEGGMQNPIYYVSQVLKDAETRYPNLEKFSLALVHSRRKLRKYFQGREIRVVTDQQLRKIIHKPDASGRLVNWAIELSQFNIKFVPHMAIKAQALAEFVMECTFPKQQLPSSHEITPEETNPGTEFWNLYVDGSSTAERSGAGLILMSSKGFTIQQAITFAFKIRNNQAEYEALISGLRLKKSLGISKVIVYSDSQIVVKQTSGEYITKDPTLAQYQAMVRNILEATPDITILQINREENNKADELSKLIQNTSDFASSVYFEELKPTSTERSEVLYIRSADNWMTPYIAYLRDGTLPEDQNKARYLKHKAARFFLEDGQLYRRTFSAPTLKCVDPDEANYCLREVHEGICGDHLAAKALAYKIIR